The sequence below is a genomic window from Thioclava nitratireducens.
CGGGTCGAGCGTGGCGAACAGCATGTCCTTGGCCAGCACTTCGGCCCCGGTCACGCGGTTGAACAGGGTGGATTTCCCCGCGTTGGTATAGCCCACCAGCGCCACGATCGGGAACGGCACCTTTCGGCGTGCGGCGCGGTGCAGCTCGCGGGTCTTCACGACCTTCGCAAGCTGGCGGCGCAGACGCACGATCTGCTCGTCGATGGCGCGGCGGTCGGCCTCGATCTGGGTTTCCCCCGGGCCGCCGACGAAGCCGAGCCCGCCGCGCTGACGCTCGAGGTGGGTCCAGGCGCGCACCAGCCGCGTACGCTGATAGCTCAGCGCGGCCAGCTCCACCTGCAACACACCTTCACGGGTGCGCGCACGGTCGGCAAAGATTTCGAGGATCAGCCCGGTCCGGTCGAGGAGCTTCACCCCCCATTCCTTCTCGAGGTTGCGCTGCTGCACCGGGGTCACCGGCCCGTCGATGAAGACGAGATCGACCTCGTTCTCCTCCAGCCGCGCCTTGATCTCGGCCAGCTTGCCCTGGCCGAACAGCTTGCCCGGCTCGGGCTTGCGCAGCTTCACGATCTCCTCGCCCACCACCTGCAGATGCGGCAGGGCGGCGGCGAGCGAAACCGCTTCGGCCAGCGCAAATTCGGGCAAGTGTCGCTGGCCCTCTCGCGACGGAATGTCGGGATGGATCACGTAGGCCCGCGTATCGGGCGTCTCGGTAGAGGTCGTTTCGCTCAAGATATGTATCGCTAAAGCCGCGCGCGGCGCCGCTTAGTCGTCGCCTTCGTAAAGCGAGATAGGTTGTCCCGGCATGATCGTCGAGATCGCGTGCTTGTAAACAAGCTGAGATTGCCCGTCGCGGCGCAGAAGCACACAGAAGTTGTCAAACCAGGTGATGACGCCCTGCAGCTTCACCCCGTTGATCAGGAAGATCGTGACAGGAACCTTTGTCTTGCGCACATGATTGAGAAATGCGTCTTGCAGGTTCTGTTTGTCGCCAGCCATATTATTCTTGCCCTTGTTTTTCGTATCGCGTTTCGCATCGCGCGTGATCGGACGGGCCTGATTTGCCCTTTCTTCAAGTATGCAGCGCATAGCGGGAGATTCCAGCCCAAAAAACAGTTTGTTAGGCCCTGAGCCAGAAATTGCGTATCGAATCCGGGATTCAGGCGCGCCAGAATTCCGGGTTGAACAGGGCGATGATCGCCAATGTCTCGAGCCGGCCAAGCACCATGGCGAAGGCGAAAACGGCCTTGATTGGCTCGCTCAGATGGGCCCAGCTCAGTGGCACATCGGCCGCGATCCCCGCCAGCGGTCCGGTATTCGACAGCGCCGCGATGGTCAGGATCGTCGCGGGCTCGAACGACAGACCGAACAGCGACGCCGCCATCATCACCCCGGCGATGGAAATCGCGAACAGCATGAACACGATCCAGCTGATATAGGCGCCTTCGCGGCGCAGCCGCCTTGCCATCATGCCGCCGCCCGCGATGGAGTTCGGATAGATCAGCTTGTCGAGTTCGCGCTCGCCGTGACGCAGCAGCGCGTAAACCCGCAGCAGGCGCACCCCGCCCGCGGTCGTTGCGACGCCGCCCCCGATGATCGCAAGCCCCGCGAGGATCAGGCCCGGTGTGCCCAGCCCCGACCAGTCGCGCGCGTCGTGCCAGCCGTTCGATTCGAAGCCGGTCGTGGTCAGGAAGGACAGCGAGGTGAACAGCGACCCCCAGATCGAGCGGAAGATCGCACCGAAATCGCCCGGCGTGCGCACTTCCAGCGCCGCGATCCAGTGACGCAGGAACAGGAACAGCGGCACGAGGATCACCAGCCCCGCAGCCAGACGCAGCTCTGGGTCGTCGATCAGCTTCGGCGAGGCGCGCAGCTCGCCGCCCCCCGGCCAGAGCCTGCGCGACAGCGCGGGCAGGAAGAACACGAAGATCACCATCTCGCCCGCCACCCCAGAGCGCGCATTGGCCATCCCGCCCACTGGCGAGATGCCGGAGGTCGAGAGAGTGGACATCGCATGGATCAGCGCCGTCAGCGACCGGTCCCCCGCCATCAGCAGGCAGACCCACAGCAGCACCGTCAGCCCGGTATAGATAGGAGCCAGCGAGACCGCGTAATGGGCGATGCGCTCGGACATCTCCGCGCCACCATCTGCGGCCGGGGCCGCGGCGGCCGGGGCGCCAGAGGGGCCACCCGAGAAGAACACTTCGAAGCCGCCAAGCCGCATCGGCGCCAGCACCGCGATTGCCATCACGAGGATGAAGAAGCCGCCCATCCACGCCACCAGCCCACGCCAAAGATGCACCGAACCGACCAACCGGTCGGGCTCGTAAAGCGTGCCGCCCGTGGTGGTGAAGGCGGAAACCATCTCCCACCAGCTATTGAAAAACGACGTGTCGCGCACCGCGATATAGAACGGGACTGCCAGCATCACGGGCAGCACGGTGAAAGCGGCCAGCATGATCAGAAGGCTCGCCCGCCCCGCCCGCGCAGGCCGCGGGTTCGACCCGTTGGCCAAGCCGATCAGGGCGGTCGCGAAGAGAAACAGCGTCGCCGAATAGAAGAACGATCGCGCGGTATGGTGATGATGCGTCAGGAGCGCGTGGATCGCCGGCACATACATCGCTAGCGCCGAAACTCCCATCAGGAGTATCGGCAGCGGCAAGGCCTTGATCATGCGTTCCATCGCGGACCGGCCCTTAGAAGAAGTCGATGGAGACCTGCAACAGGCGCTCCACTTCGGGCACGTCGGAGGTCAGAGCGAAGAGAACCACGATATCGCCCTCTTCGATCCGGGTATTGCCGGTCGGCTTGACGATCTTGTCGCCCTTGCGGATCGCGCCGATCAGAACCCCTTCGGGGAAATCGACATCGCGCACAGCCTTGCCCGACATCGGCGACGTGCCCATGACCTGCGCCTCGATCGCCTCGCCCTCGGCATCCCCGATCGAGTAGATCGCGCGCACCCGGCCATGGCGGATATGGCGCAGGATCGACGACACGGTGGTTGCCCGGGGGTTGATATAGGCATCGATATCGAGCGCGCTCAGCAAGGGCGCCAGCGTCGGATCGTTGATCAGGCAGATCGCCATCCGGCAGCCCGCCTGTTTCGCGCGCACCGAAACGAGAATGTTCGTCTTGTCGTCATCCGTGATCGCCAGAACCGCGTCGGCGGTGGCGATATTCGCCTCCTCCAGCAGTTCCGAGCTCATCCCGTCTCCGTTGAGAACGATCGTACGGTCCAGCGCATCGGCGGCCTTCTCGGCCTGCGCGCGCGAGCGCTCGATGATCTTGGCACGCACGCGCTCGGTCCGCGCTTCGAGGGACTTGGCCACGCTGAGACCGACGTTTCCGCCGCCGATGATGACGATGCGTTCCTGCTTCTGCGTGGATTTGCCGAAGATATCGAGCGTGCGGTTCACGTCCTCGACATGGGCGAAGACATAGATCTGGTCGCCCGCGAAAAGCTGGTCGCCCGGCTCGGGCGCGAACAGCCGCCCCTCGCGGCGAATGCCCACCACGACAGCGCGCAGCGTCGAGAACAGATCGGTCAGCTGCCGCAGCGGCGTGTCGAGCACAGGGCAATCAGCGTCCAGCTCGATCCCCAGCAACTGCAACTGCTCGTCGAGGAAGCTTTCGGTGTCGAAGGTCGAGGGCGCCGCCAGACGGCGCAGCGCGGCCTCGGCCACCTCGCGCTCGGGCGAGATGATGACGTCGATCGGCAGATGATCGCGGCGGTAGAGATCGGAATATTCCGGCTGCAGATAGCTTTGCGCCCGGATGCGGGCGATCTTGCGCGTGATCCCGAAGACCGACATCGCGACCTGGCAGGTCACCATGTTGACCTCGTCGGAATGGGTTGCGGCGATCATCAGGTCGCAATCGCGCGCCCCGGCCTGCTCGAGAATGTCCGGATGCGAGGCGAAGCCCACCACGCCCTGGACGTCGAGCGTATCGGCCGCGCGCCGCACCAGTTCAGGATTGGAATCCACGACCGTGACGTCGTTGCGCTCGCCCGCCAGATGGCGCGCGATCTGCCAACCGACCTGACCCGCACCGCAGATGATGACCTTCATGGCAAATGCCTCCGCGCCTTACTTGGCCCCTATCTAGGCCGCGTTGCCGGGGGTGGTCAAATGGCAAACACGCAAGCCGCATGTCAGCCTTGTAAACCTAAGCCCGTTCCTCTTGCCGAGAATAACCTTGGGGGTGAGGCAGGATAAACGAACTTCAAGCGGAAGGACGCCCCGCCACACGCCCCCGTAGCGCCAGAGAACGGCCGTGGCGAGCGGAGGCCGGCCCCTGCTCAGCCCCCTCGCAAGACCTAGCCGGTGCGCCCGCGCCGCGATCACCGGTCGCTCACGCAACATCCCATCCGCGTGTATCCGCGCCGGTCTCACCGAGCGGTGATGGCGCGTGAGCGGAACCGTCACCGAAGTGTCAAA
It includes:
- the hflX gene encoding GTPase HflX translates to MSETTSTETPDTRAYVIHPDIPSREGQRHLPEFALAEAVSLAAALPHLQVVGEEIVKLRKPEPGKLFGQGKLAEIKARLEENEVDLVFIDGPVTPVQQRNLEKEWGVKLLDRTGLILEIFADRARTREGVLQVELAALSYQRTRLVRAWTHLERQRGGLGFVGGPGETQIEADRRAIDEQIVRLRRQLAKVVKTRELHRAARRKVPFPIVALVGYTNAGKSTLFNRVTGAEVLAKDMLFATLDPTMRGLELPTGRKVILSDTVGFISDLPTQLVAAFRATLEEVLEADLILHVRDISHPETEEQAEDVNDILTKLGVAKEVPLIEVWNKMDAVPPEPRRALLVQEAREPDLQAISALTGEGLDALLTAIDEKLSEERYQEEITLGFADGRKRAWLHEQNVIRAETQTEEGWTFEVEWTGSQRNRFRAL
- the trkA gene encoding Trk system potassium transporter TrkA, with the protein product MKVIICGAGQVGWQIARHLAGERNDVTVVDSNPELVRRAADTLDVQGVVGFASHPDILEQAGARDCDLMIAATHSDEVNMVTCQVAMSVFGITRKIARIRAQSYLQPEYSDLYRRDHLPIDVIISPEREVAEAALRRLAAPSTFDTESFLDEQLQLLGIELDADCPVLDTPLRQLTDLFSTLRAVVVGIRREGRLFAPEPGDQLFAGDQIYVFAHVEDVNRTLDIFGKSTQKQERIVIIGGGNVGLSVAKSLEARTERVRAKIIERSRAQAEKAADALDRTIVLNGDGMSSELLEEANIATADAVLAITDDDKTNILVSVRAKQAGCRMAICLINDPTLAPLLSALDIDAYINPRATTVSSILRHIRHGRVRAIYSIGDAEGEAIEAQVMGTSPMSGKAVRDVDFPEGVLIGAIRKGDKIVKPTGNTRIEEGDIVVLFALTSDVPEVERLLQVSIDFF
- the hfq gene encoding RNA chaperone Hfq, whose protein sequence is MAGDKQNLQDAFLNHVRKTKVPVTIFLINGVKLQGVITWFDNFCVLLRRDGQSQLVYKHAISTIMPGQPISLYEGDD
- a CDS encoding TrkH family potassium uptake protein; the protein is MERMIKALPLPILLMGVSALAMYVPAIHALLTHHHHTARSFFYSATLFLFATALIGLANGSNPRPARAGRASLLIMLAAFTVLPVMLAVPFYIAVRDTSFFNSWWEMVSAFTTTGGTLYEPDRLVGSVHLWRGLVAWMGGFFILVMAIAVLAPMRLGGFEVFFSGGPSGAPAAAAPAADGGAEMSERIAHYAVSLAPIYTGLTVLLWVCLLMAGDRSLTALIHAMSTLSTSGISPVGGMANARSGVAGEMVIFVFFLPALSRRLWPGGGELRASPKLIDDPELRLAAGLVILVPLFLFLRHWIAALEVRTPGDFGAIFRSIWGSLFTSLSFLTTTGFESNGWHDARDWSGLGTPGLILAGLAIIGGGVATTAGGVRLLRVYALLRHGERELDKLIYPNSIAGGGMMARRLRREGAYISWIVFMLFAISIAGVMMAASLFGLSFEPATILTIAALSNTGPLAGIAADVPLSWAHLSEPIKAVFAFAMVLGRLETLAIIALFNPEFWRA